A single region of the Ascaphus truei isolate aAscTru1 chromosome 6, aAscTru1.hap1, whole genome shotgun sequence genome encodes:
- the LOC142497812 gene encoding IgGFc-binding protein-like: MGRVTLLQLWALLAFLCGICSAGPLGKEFVTVFMQNYKLSYSTANLQLIMSGFSSPTSVTVTVNKSSFKEVMSVNERQTISMQIPPSAELPGISKSSKVVIIQSDKDISVLSLNSKWQSADTSIVYPVQDLGTDYYVVTPMDGPNDGFKEFSVVSCAESTNVDIYLKGAVTFQGMLYPAGSKLTVLLEAYSAIQLLSSDDLSGSRVVSQKPVAVLSGHTCTWKNTNCKHVYEQLMPVSSWDTAFIVPPIIFQTNSDIVFVVASQKTKIEYQYSSKEESNNLVAGQVIKLEVQSNTPIYITASAGIQVIYYCTGWKDRFGTEYDPLLMTIPSINSYCSAYYIYGQHNFNNYGILVAKTSDTSKVTYDSRTLPNLWWNDIPGTDYSWTNHRTGRGFSFHLMANPASPFLLLSYGLTTSNSYGSPAMCINTNSGPSCSAVKCRSKEKCKIANGKPTCVPESESICWTVGDPHYGTFDGRNYDFQGTCTYTVAKTCGTDSTLPFFSVEAKNENRGNTRVSYVSFVRVQVYNFSISLVRFENGFVRVDNQRQRLPINLNNGQVRLYQSGAFLIIESDFTLKVYYDWNSILKITLSSSFFESVCGMCGNYNGNPADDMATPTGTQAPNLADFGKSWKVDDGDRFCWHNCNGECKTCSMELQRKYESEQSCGLISKEVDGPFSQCYSTIDPKIYLDNCVYDLCMNDGSKQILCQSLKTYADACQRSKIQIADWRQLTGCPMPCPENSQYKLCGNACPSTCNDDATPSTCSESCVETCECKDGYVLEEGKCISKASCGCIYEGRLYIANEKFWADNKCEKQCTCNPTNRKVECKATKCKSNERCSVANGIQDCYPLTYGTCSASGDPHYITFDGVKYDFMGTCIYQFARLCKKIEGLVDFQVNVQNENRGHKDVSYVTSVQVKISNFDIVISKQYPDMIVLDGVLTNLPFIVDKGKLSIYKQGFNAILQTNFGLQVKFNWESHVAVTVPSTYAGAVCGLCGDFDGDKSNEFKMNNTKVALNPTIFGKSWKVQNVPGCTEDDKGDCTNLAELEVRQRSNREGCGILVDTSGPFNDCHAKIDPKGSFKDCVYDACFYVGRQDVLCKVIASYATSCQDAGVTVKPWRSAKFCSPYCGKNSHYDVCAPGCAPTCLTLSPPLGCNAACSEGCVCDDGFILSGGDCVPISQCGCNYNGQYYKSGETFFPNGMCSQQCSCTNSGAVTCKAFSCGPNEECKVIDGLMKCQAIGSAKCMAAGDPHYLSFDGLSFDFQGTCTYTLTKSITNNANLVPFAINVKNEKLGNGQVAVTKLVSLEVYGYTLILQYNSKGVIKVNGVFNNLPLTLKSGKIRAYQHGMRALIDTDFGVVVNYDLVYHVVVTVPGNYKGQLGGLCGNYNENKNDEFQLPNKNLAPDATAFGASWKVQIPGVTCDDGCGGSGNACPACDDKKKEIFKSDNYCGFLKKSDGPLSACYATVNPDAYFNNCMFDLCAGLGDGKIQCQNIQSYVAACQAAGVTIQTWRTSAFCPLSCPANSKYKVCADVCSATCAGITSPVKCPTYCSEGCECDDRFYFDGQGCVSMDNCGCFQNGKYYRPMEKVLSSDCKEVCTCSPAGALECKDTGCASDENCQIKDSVVGCINIDPCKSMKCRTKETCKIQDGIPVCVPDYTGTCWGWGDPHYSTFDGYSFDFQGTCSYILSKYIGDDATLVPFTVDEKNDNRGNQAVSMVRLVNIYVYEYKISILKGEFGKVRINDVVTNLPVTLLDGKISASISGHYVVVRTDFGLQVFYEYNWHVVVTLPSSYYGATGGLCGNFNQDPKDDKISIDNKPVTAVLDWAKSWKVNDRDPFCWDFCRGNCPTCDDSKKGLYGGDQYCGIISKAADGPFRECHPKVSPNNFFDSCIFDVCINGGAKALLCQALSAYASTCRKQGVKIYDWRTPSGCVLPCPANSHYEACGNACPASCFDQTAPALCKDACVETCQCNDGFVLSADKCVSVASCGCNYNGFYYQANQEFWSDDTCSMLCKCDPTLGMVVCKPTSCKASERCMVVNGVRGCNPISFSTCSASGDPHYSTFDGKRFDFMGTCIYQLVGVTSSDASLTRFTVKVQNNNRGDKAVSYTKVVTLEAYNMTLTLSIDYPRRILIDGVVSSLPIYYQTNKITAYISGNRGIIKTDFDVTVTYDWNSYVTVTLPSTYSNAVAGLCGNNNKNPNDDLNMKNGNAASNSAQFGDSWKVGEVPGCSRECTGNCPQCSEAKKQDYKGDKYCGIITKSNGPFSQCISTIDPAPYFDDCVFDSCQYRGHPSAFCNAITIYVAACQAAGIKIQEWRSASFCPASCSINSHYELCGNGCPVTCLGISSPAGCDSPCKEACHCDNGFILSGDKCTPIAQCGCVYQERYYQKGEAFFPQGLCNEKCQCGDNGVVKCRAETCGPNEECKVVNGVRGCQPTSYGKCVASGDPHYISFDGLTFDFQGTCTYTLAKVVKDDPRLVKFSVVVENESYGNGKVAVTRLVVVSVYGYTVAIERDMAWKVKVDGELNKLPLILRDGDISINQEGKNIVLQTNFGLKVLYDTVFHVILSLPSSYSGKMGGLCGNFNGDRNDEFKLPSSQVVKNVNEFGAAWKVSIAGAKCSDGCGDQCPVCDATKIQLYKGTSSCGMITNPAGPFKACHSKINPDEYFNHCTYDSCAVEGKDDILCKNLQAYVAACHTAGVTIASWRTPSFCPLSCSANSHYELCTSTCGNTCSGITAPTSCTERCFEGCECDSGYVFDGDKCVTLDKCGCVFNGRYLSDGDSFVTVDCSQQCKCQAGGVICEALSCRSNQQCELKDGLRGCYVTEGECSVNTKMLSTFDRLSGGPLGPGPYEVASLCDTNSASWFRVIADIQQCGKGEPSVARLHIFLRNALVTISKEKEAWVNGRSVSLPAQVSGLLSASIREAIVLVQIGSDLRIVLSESGELTLRVAQGLSNSLCGACGNFNGQSSDDLQVPGGKTASDFLGLVASWRALDFSSCNV; the protein is encoded by the exons GAATCTGCTCAGCAGGTCCACTGGGCAAGGAGTTTGTTACCGTCTTTATGCAAAACTATAAGCTAAGTTATAGCACTGCAAACCTCCAGTTAATTATGTCCGGTTTTTCCTCCCCTACTTCTGTAACTGTAACGGTGAACAAATCCAGTTTCAAGGAGGTCATGTCTGTGAACGAACGCCAGACAATCTCCATGCAGATTCCTCCAAGCGCAGAGTTACCAGGAATCTCCAAGTCCAGCAAGGTAGTCATAATCCAGTCTGATAAGGACATCTCAGTCCTTTCCCTGAATTCAAAGTGGCAAAGTGCTGATACTAGCATAGTGTATCCAGTTCAAGACCTGGGCACAGATTACTATGTAGTGACTCCTATGGATGGTCCTAATGATGGCTTCAAAGAGTTCTCAGTGGTGAGTTGCGCAGAATCCACCAATGTTGACATCTACCTCAAAGGAGCAGTAACCTTCCAAGGGATGCTATATCCAGCTGGAAGCAAGCTCACTGTCCTGCTGGAAGCCTACAGTGCCATTCAACTCCTGAGCAGCGATGATCTCTCTGGAAGCAGAGTGGTATCCCAGAAACCTGTGGCTGTTTTGAGTGGCCACACATGCACATGGAAGAACACCAATTGCAAACATGTCTACGAACAACTCATGCCAGTCTCCAGCTGGGATACCGCTTTTATCGTACCCCCCATAATATTCCAGACCAATTCAGACATCGTCTTTGTGGTGGCATCCCAGAAAACAAAGATCGAATACCAGTACAGCTCCAAAGAAGAATCCAATAACTTAGTTGCAGGACAAGTAATTAAGTTAGAAGTCCAATCCAACACCCCTATTTATATCACAGCCAGTGCCGGAATCCAAGTTATCTACTACTGTACCGGTTGGAAAGATAGATTTGGAACCGAATATGACCCCCTTCTGATGACCATCCCTTCAATTAATAGTTATTGTTCAGCCTACTACATATATGGTCAACACAATTTTAATAACTACGGTATCCTGGTAGCAAAAACTTCAGACACTTCTAAAGTCACCTACGACTCACGTACTCTTCCAAACCTGTGGTGGAATGATATCCCTGGTACAGATTACTCCTGGACAAACCACCGCACAGGCAGAGGATTCAGTTTCCATCTTATGGCAAATCCAGCTTCACCCTTCTTGCTACTGTCTTATGGACTTACCACATCGAACAGCTATGGGTCCCCAGCTATGTGCATCAACA CTAATTCAGGTCCGTCCTGCAGTGCTGTAAAATGCAGATCGAAGGAGAAGTGCAAGATCGCAAATGGGAAACCCACTTGTGTACCCGAGTCTGAATCTATTTGCTGGACAGTTGGGGACCCTCACTACGGCACCTTCGATGGTCGCAACTATGACTTCCAAGGCACCTGTACCTACACTGTTGCCAAGACATGTGGTACTGACAGCACCCTCCCTTTTTTCAGTGTGGAGGCCAAGAATGAGAATCGTGGCAACACCCGTGTTTCCTATGTCAGCTTTGTCCGAGTACAGGTGTATAACTTCAGTATCTCCTTAGTGAGATTTGAAAATGGATTTGTGAGG GTGGATAATCAACGTCAACGCCTCCCCATAAATCTGAACAATGGGCAAGTCCGACTATATCAATCTGGTGCCTTTCTCATCATTGAATCAGACTTCACCCTGAAGGTGTACTATGACTGGAACTCCATCCTCAAGATCACCCTCTCCAGCAGCTTCTTTGAAAGTGTTTGTGGCATGTGTGGCAATTACAATGGCAATCCTGCTGATGACATGGCTACACCTACTGGCACTCAGGCCCCTAACTTAGCAGACTTTGGAAAGAGCTGGAAAGTGGATGATGGAGACAGGTTCTGCTGGCACAATTGCAATGGGGAGTGCAAGACATGCTCAATGGAGCTCCAGCGGAAGTATGAGAGTGAGCAGAGTTGTGGGCTTATTTCCAAGGAAGTGGATGGCCCCTTTAGTCAGTGCTATTCAACTATTGACCCTAAAATCTACCTGGACAATTGTGTCTATGATTTGTGTATGAATGATGGCTCCAAGCAAATCCTGTGCCAGAGCTTGAAAACTTATGCTGATGCCTGTCAGAGAAGTAAGATCCAGATTGCAGACTGGAGACAGCTCACTGGATGCC CAATGCCATGCCCTGAAAACAGCCAGTACAAGCTTTGTGGCAATGCTTGCCCCTCCACCTGCAATGATGATGCTACCCCCTCCACTTGCTCTGAGTCTTGTGTGGAGACCTGCGAGTGTAAGGATGGATATGTACTGGAGGAAGGCAAATGCATTTCCAAGGCCAGCTGTGGCTGCATCTATGAGGGTAGACTGTATATTGCCAATGAGAAGTTCTGGGCTGACAATAAGTGTGAGAAGCAATGCACTTGCAATCCCACCAACAGGAAGGTTGAATGCAAAGCCACTAAGTGTAAGTCTAATGAGAGGTGTTCAGTGGCCAACGGCATCCAAGACTGTTACCCTCTGACCTACGGCACTTGCTCGGCCTCTGGAGATCCCCACTATATCACCTTTGACGGGGTGAAGTATGATTTCATGGGTACATGCATTTATCAGTTTGCACGGCTGTGCAAGAAGATTGAAGGTTTGGTGGACTTCCAGGTCAATGTGCAGAATGAGAACCGAGGTCACAAAGACGTATCTTATGTCACGTCAGTGCAGGTGAAGATCAGCAATTTCGACATTGTCATCAGCAAGCAATACCCAGACATGATTGTG TTGGATGGAGTTTTGACCAACCTCCCCTTCATTGTTGACAAAGGCAAGCTTTCTATCTACAAACAGGGCTTTAATGCCATCCTCCAGACAAACTTTGGTTTGCAAGTCAAATTCAACTGGGAAAGCCATGTTGCTGTCACAGTTCCCAGTACATATGCAGGCGCTGTGTGTGGTCTTTGTGGTGACTTTGATGGTGACAAGAGCAATGAATTTAAGATGAACAACACCAAAGTCGCACTCAACCCAACAATATTTGGTAAAAGCTGGAAGGTAcaaaatgtacctgggtgtacagAGGATGATAAGGGAGACTGCACCAATCTAGCAGAACTAGAAGTGCGTCAACGCTCTAACCGAGAGGGTTGTGGCATCCTAGTGGACACAAGTGGACCTTTCAATGATTGCCATGCCAAGATTGACCCAAAAGGCAGCTTCAAGGATTGTGTGTATGACGCTTGCTTCTACGTTGGGCGGCAAGATGTTCTGTGCAAGGTGATCGCTAGCTATGCAACCTCTTGTCAAGATGCTGGTGTCACAGTAAAGCCCTGGAGATCTGCCAAATTCTGCA GTCCATACTGTGGTAAAAACAGCCACTATGATGTGTGTGCTCCTGGATGTGCTCCAACTTGCCTAACTCTTTCTCCTCCATTGGGATGCAACGCTGCATGCTCAGAGGGCTGTGTCTGTGATGATGGTTTCATCCTTAGTGGTGGAGATTGTGTCCCCATATCCCAGTGTGGCTGCAATTACAATGGACAATACTACAAGTCTGGTGAAACCTTTTTCCCCAATGGGATGTGCAGCCAGCAATGCTCATGTACTAACAGTGGAGCGGTCACGTGCAAGGCTTTCTCTTGTGGTCCAAATGAAGAATGCAAAGTGATTGATGGACTCATGAAATGCCAAGCTATTGGTTCTGCCAAATGTATGGCAGCTGGTGACCCTCACTACTTGTCTTTTGATGGTCTTTCCTTCGACTTCCAAGGCACCTGCACCTACACCCTCACAAAGAGCATCACAAACAATGCCAATTTGGTACCCTTTGCCATCAatgttaaaaatgaaaaattgGGTAATGGACAGGTTGCTGTCACCAAGCTGGTGTCTCTTGAAGTCTATGGTTACACCCTTATTCTTCAATATAACAGCAAAGGTGTAATCAAG GTCAATGGAGTGTTCAACAACCTACCATTAACGTTGAAAAGCGGCAAGATTCGAGCCTATCAGCATGGCATGAGAGCCCTTATTGACACAGACTTTGGAGTTGTAGTCAACTATGATCTGGTTTATCATGTCGTGGTCACTGTTCCAGGAAACTACAAAGGCCAATTGGGGGGCCTGTGTGGCAAttacaatgaaaataaaaatgatgagtTCCAACTCCCCAACAAGAATTTGGCCCCAGATGCCACTGCCTTTGGGGCATCCTGGAAGGTTCAGATTCCTGGTGTGACCTGTGATGATGGATGCGGTGGAAGTGGCAATGCTTGCCCAGCCTGTGATGACAAGAAAAAAGAAATCTTCAAATCAGATAACTACTGTGGGTTCCTGAAGAAAAGTGATGGTCCACTGAGTGCTTGTTATGCCACTGTTAATCCTGATGCCTATTTCAACAACTGTATGTTTGACCTGTGTGCTGGTCTTGGAGATGGCAAAATCCAATGTCAAAATATTCAGAGTTATGTTGCTGCCTGCCAAGCAGCTGGTGTCACCATCCAAACATGGAGAACTTCAGCATTCTGCC CTCTGAGCTGCCCAGCCAATAGCAAATACAAGGTTTGTGCAGATGTTTGCTCCGCAACGTGCGCTGGCATCACAAGCCCTGTCAAATGTCCCACCTACTGTTCTGAGGGCTGTGAGTGTGATGATAGATTCTACTTTGATGGACAGGGCTGTGTATCAATGGACAACTGTGGCTGCTTCCAAAATGGCAAATACTACCGG CCGATGGAGAAGGTCTTATCCAGTGACTGCAAAGAAGTCTGCACCTGTAGCCCAGCGGGTGCTCTTGAATGCAAGGACACTGGTTGTGCCAGTGATGAAAATTGTCAGATTAAGGATAGCGTTGTTGGATGTATCAATATAG ATCCATGCAAATCCATGAAATGTAGGACCAAGGAGACCTGCAAGATTCAAGATGGAATTCCAGTCTGTGTCCCTGATTACACAGGCACCTGTTGGGGATGGGGGGACCCTCACTACAGCACCTTTGATGGTTACAGCTTTGACTTTCAGGGCACATGTTCATACATTCTATCTAAATACATTGGCGATGATGCCACGTTGGTGCCCTTTACAGTTGATGAAAAGAATGACAACAGAGGGAATCAGGCAGTGTCCATGGTCAGGCTTGTCAATATCTACGTGTATGAATATAAGATCTCCATTCTGAAGGGCGAGTTTGGCAAAGTTAGG ATAAATGATGTTGTTACTAATCTGCCTGTAACATTACTAGATGGAAAGATCTCTGCAAGCATTAGTGGTCATTATGTTGTAGTGCGTACAGATTTTGGTCTTCAAGTATTTTACGAATATAACTGGCATGTGGTGGTCACCCTTCCCAGCAGCTATTATGGTGCTACTGGTGGCCTCTGTGGTAACTTTAACCAAGATCCCAAAGATGACAAGATTTCCATAGACAATAAACCAGTCACCGCAGTCTTAGATTGGGCCAAGAGCTGGAAAGTCAATGACAGAGACCCCTTCTGCTGGGACTTCTGCCGTGGAAACTGTCCAACATGTGATGACAGCAAGAAGGGCTTGTATGGAGGAGATCAGTATTGTGGTATCATCAGCAAAGCCGCAGACGGACCCTTCAGAGAGTGTCACCCCAAAGTTAGCCCAAATAATTTCTTTGACAGCTGTATCTTTGACGTCTGTATAAATGGTGGTGCTAAAGCGTTACTGTGCCAGGCTCTTAGTGCTTATGCCAGCACTTGCAGGAAGCAAGGAGTAAAAATATATGACTGGAGAACACCGTCTGGATGTG tTCTACCTTGTCCTGCAAACAGCCACTATGAGGCCTGTGGAAATGCCTGTCCAGCCAGTTGCTTTGACCAAACTGCCCCAGCACTATGCAAGGACGCCTGTGTGGAGACCTGCCAGTGCAACGATGGCTTTGTTCTCAGCGCTGACAAATGTGTTTCTGTTGCAAGCTGCGGCTGCAACTACAACGGTTTCTATTATCAAGCGAACCAGGAATTTTGGTCTGATGACACCTGCAGCATGCTCTGCAAATGTGACCCAACCTTGGGCATGGTGGTTTGTAAGCCGACCAGCTGCAAAGCAAGTGAGAGATGCATGGTAGTCAATGGAGTCCGTGGATGCAATCCAATAAGCTTCTCTACATGCTCAGCTTCAGGTGACCCTCATTACAGCACTTTTGATGGCAAGAGATTTGACTTCATGGGCACCTGCATTTACCAATTAGTTGGAGTGACATCTAGTGATGCATCTCTCACCCGCTTTACTGTTAAGGTTCAGAACAACAACCGCGGCGACAAAGCTGTATCCTACACCAAAGTCGTCACTTTAGAAGCCTATAATATGACGTTAACCCTCAGCATTGACTACCCACGTCGTATCTTG ATTGATGGAGTTGTCAGCTCACTACCAATATACTACCAAACTAACAAAATCACGGCGTATATCAGTGGCAATCGTGGCATTATAAAAACAGACTTTGATGTCACTGTTACTTATGACTGGAACAGCTATGTGACAGTGACATTGCCAAGCACCTATTCCAATGCTGTGGCTGGCTTGTgtggcaacaacaacaaaaaccccAATGATGATCTTAACATGAAGAATGGAAATGCAGCATCAAATTCTGCACAGTTTGGTGACAGCTGGAAAGTAGGTGAGGTCCCTGGTTGCTCCCGGGAGTGCACAGGAAATTGTCCTCAATGCTCCGAGGCTAAGAAACAAGACTACAAGGGTGACAAGTACTGTGGAATCATCACCAAGTCCAATGGGCCATTTAGTCAATGCATCTCTACCATTGACCCAGCACCATACTTCGATGATTGTGTTTTTGATTCATGCCAATACCGTGGTCATCCGTCAGCATTCTGTAATGCTATCACCATCTATGTGGCTGCTTGCCAAGCTGCTGGGATCAAAATCCAAGAATGGAGATCAGCCTCTTTCTGCC CTGCATCTTGCTCTATAAACAGTCACTATGAATTGTGTGGAAACGGGTGTCCTGTTACCTGCCTTGGTATTTCCTCACCTGCTGGCTGTGACTCCCCCTGCAAAGAAGCTTGTCACTGTGATAATGGTTTCATCCTGAGTGGCGATAAGTGTACCCCCATCGCCCAGTGTGGATGTGTCTACCAGGAGAGGTATTACCAGAAGGGTGAAGCTTTCTTCCCACAAGGGCTGTGCAATGAGAAGTGCCAGTGTGGAGACAATGGAGTCGTCAAATGCCGGGCAGAAACGTGCGGGCCCAACGAGGAATGCAAAGTGGTGAATGGAGTCCGTGGGTGCCAGCCAACGAGTTATGGCAAATGTGTGGCTTCTGGAGATCCACACTATATTTCCTTTGATGGGCTCACATTTGACTTCCAAGGCACCTGCACCTACACATTGGCAAAGGTGGTGAAAGATGATCCTCGGCTAGTGAAATTTTCTGTGGTTGTGGAGAATGAGAGCTATGGCAATGGAAAAGTGGCGGTGACAAGGCTGGTGGTAGTTTCTGTGTATGGTTACACAGTGGCCATTGAGAGAGACATGGCGTGGAAAGTGAAG GTTGATGGAGAGCTCAACAAATTGCCATTGATCCTTAGAGATGGAGATATCTCAATAAATCAAGAAGGGAAGAATATTGTCTTACAGACCAACTTTGGCTTGAAGGTTCTATATGACACAGTTTTCCATGTAATCCTGAGTCTCCCCAGTTCATATAGTGGCAAAATGGGAGGCCTGTGCGGCAACTTCAATGGAGATCGTAATGATGAATTCAAGCTTCCCAGCAGCCAGGTCGTCAAAAATGTGAATGAATTTGGGGCAGCCTGGAAAGTGAGCATTGCTGGAGCCAAGTGCAGTGATGGTTGTGGAGACCAGTGTCCTGTGTGTGATGCCACCAAAATCCAGCTATACAAAGGAACATCATCCTGTGGCATGATCACCAACCCAGCTGGGCCCTTTAAAGCATGTCACTCCAAGATCAACCCAGATGAATACTTCAACCACTGCACCTATGACTCGTGTGctgtggaagggaaggatgataTCCTGTGTAAAAACCTGCAGGCCTACGTAGCTGCTTGTCATACAGCTGGTGTCACCATTGCCTCCTGGAGAACCCCCTCCTTCTGTC CTCTATCCTGTTCTGCCAATAGTCATTATGAGCTTTGCACCAGCACCTGTGGCAATACCTGCTCTGGTATCACAGCACCAACCTCATGTACAGAGAGATGCTTTGAAGGCTGCGAGTGTGACTCCGGCTACGTGTTTGATGGAGACAAATGTGTGACTCTGGACAAGTGTGGCTGTGTCTTCAATGGAAGATACTTGAGT GATGGTGATTCCTTTGTAACTGTTGATTGCAGCCAGCAGTGCAAGTGTCAGGCCGGAGGTGTTATCTGCGAGGCACTATCCTGCAGATCCAATCAGCAATGCGAACTCAAGGATGGGTTGCGGGGCTGCTATGTGACAGAAGGCGAATGTTCAGTCAACACAAAGATGTTAAGCACTTTTGATCGCTTGTCTGGTGGACCACTGGGGCCTGGTCCTTATGAAGTGGCCTCTCTATGTGACACTAATTCAGCTTCTTGGTTTAGAGTCATAGCAGACATTCAACAATGTGGCAAAGGGGAGCCATCTGTTGCAAGGCTCCATATTTTCCTTCGTAATGCTCTGGTGACCATATctaaggagaaagaggcctgg GTGAATGGACGCTCAGTAAGCCTCCCGGCTCAGGTGTCTGGTTTGCTGTCAGCCAGCATTAGGGAGGCTATTGTTTTGGTTCAGATTGGCTCAGACTTGAGAATAGTGCTAAGTGAGAGTGGAGAGCTGACACTGCGTGTGGCACAGGGATTGTCCAACTCTCTGTGTGGGGCATGTGGAAACTTTAATGGCCAGAGTTCAGATGACCTTCAGGTTCCTGGAGGAAAAACAGCTTCTGACTTTTTGGGGCTTGTTGCATCCTGGAGAGCTCTTGACTTCAGCAGCTG TAATGTCTGA